A section of the Harmonia axyridis chromosome 2, icHarAxyr1.1, whole genome shotgun sequence genome encodes:
- the LOC123672903 gene encoding gastrulation defective protein 1 homolog — MNKGKITFGKISANFGENSQKIEASGSIGQVSSFNVEEIQHLDDEVEKEREKIQNLMGITSFGKKAKSFDVQELMEQMIKSTKAEIPQTPVEEESDDDDDDDLIGPPVPTDLENSTSEKGALEKESDSESDAEDSQVFIPHSQEATMIHGNKAVTALNLDPSGARLATGSVDYDVSFWDFAGMDSNLRSFRTLQPAENHPIRGLYYSGTGDLLLVISGASQAKVLDRDGFEKLETVKGDMYITDQARTKGHTAGLFGGGWNPVIKEEFMTSSADGTVRTWDFYNGGKNHKTVIKCRGQNGLKVTPTSITYNREGKIIGCGCADGSIQLWDLRKSSIAPATQLRKAHLPSEISSIRFSHIGNYLLTRSLDSTMKLWDIRAMKTCTKEVGDLYTRYDTTDAIFSPNDKIAVTSHSLDKGENMGNILFYSIPELNLIKKIPVTNSHTIKLAWHPKLNQIFVGTGNGMVKCYYDEKVSLRGATLCAAKMHRKTQHSEIVSTQQVLTPHALPLFRQERRKTSRKQMEKDRLDPVKSRRPDLPITSGQGGRVASSGSTLSSYVIRNLGMSKRVNDDQDPREAILKYAKDAEENPYWITPAYEKTQPKKIFNDSSSEEPPQKKNKPD, encoded by the exons ATGAATAAAGGAAAAATAACTTTTGGCAAAATAAGTGCCAATTTTGGAGAAAACTCTCAGAAAATAGAAGCCAGCGGCTCAATAGGTCAAGTTTCATCATTCAATGTAGAAGAAATACAACACCTAGATGATGAGGTGGAAAAAGAAAGGGAAAAAATCCAGAATCTGATGGGAATAACATCTTTCGGAAAAAAAGCGAAGAGTTTCGACGTACAG GAATTGATGGAACAGATGATTAAATCCACAAAAGCAGAAATTCCCCAAACTCCTGTTGAAGAAGAaagtgatgatgatgatgatgatgatcttATTGGACCTCCAGTGCCAACTGATTTAG AAAACTCAACTTCAGAAAAAGGTGCATTGGAAAAAGAAAGTGATTCAGAAAGTGATGCCGAAGATTCACAAGTTTTCATTCCTCACTCCCAAGAAGCAACTATGATTCATGGAAATAAAGCTGTTACTGCACTTAATCTGGATCCTAGTGGTGCTCGACTCGCCACGG GTTCTGTTGATTATGATGTTAGTTTCTGGGATTTTGCTGGAATGGATTCAAATCTGAGAAGTTTCAGAACTTTGCAACCAGCTGAAAATCATCCTATCAGAGGTTTATATTATTCAGGTACTGGTGATTTGCTTCTAGTTATATCTGGAGCATCTCAAGCTAAA GTTTTAGACAGGGATGGCTTTGAGAAATTGGAAACTGTGAAAGGAGACATGTATATAACAGATCAAGCTAGGACTAAAGGACATACTGCTGGACTATTTGGTGGTGGTTGGAATCCAGTTATAAAGGAAGAGTTTATGACAAGTAGTGCTGACGGCACAGTGAGAACCTGGGACTTTTATAATGGAGGGAAAAATCACAAGACTGTTATTAAGTGTAGAGGTCAGAATGGCCTAAAAGTAACTCCTACTTCTATTACCTATAATCGTGAGGGTAAAATTATAG GTTGTGGCTGTGCTGATGGTTCGATTCAACTTTGGGACTTAAGAAAGAGCTCAATTGCTCCTGCTACCCAACTTCGTAAAGCTCATTTACCTTCAGAAATATCAAGCATCAGATTCTCCCACATTGGTAATTATTTGCTCACAAGAAGCCTGGATTCCACTATGAAGTTATGGGATATAAGAGCTATGAAAACATGTACGAAAGAAGTAGGGGATCTATATACTAGATATGATACGACAGATGCCATTTTCAGCCCTAATGATAAGATAGCAGTTACCAGTCACTCACTTGATAAAG GAGAAAATATGGGCAACATATTATTTTACAGCATTCCTGAACTCAATCTGATTAAGAAAATCCCTGTAACAAATTCCCATACCATTAAGCTAGCATGGCACCCCAAACTGAACCAGATATTTGTTGGTACTGGAAATGGTATGGTTAAATGTTATTATGATGAAAAAGTGTCCCTTCGAGGTGCCACACTCTGTGCAGCTAAAATGCATAGAAAAACCCAACATTCTGAGATTGTCAGTACACAGCAAGTATTGACTCCTCACGCCTTACCCTTGTTCCGTCAAGAAAGGAGAAAAACTAGTCGAAAACAAATGGAAAAGGACAGATTGGATCCTGTGAAGTCTCGAAGACCAGATCTACCAATCACATCAGGGCAAGGTGGAAGAGTGGCTTCTAGCGGAAGTACTTTGAGCAGTTACGTTATAAGAAATCTTGGAATGAGTAAAAGGGTTAACGATGATCAGGATCCTAGAGAAGCAATCTTAAAGTATGCTAAAGATGCCGAAGAAAATCCATATTGGATTACACCTGCATATGAGAAGACGcaaccgaaaaaaatttttaatgatagTTCAAGTGAAGAACCACCGCAAAAAAAGAACAAGCCcgattaa
- the LOC123672904 gene encoding leucine-rich repeat protein soc-2 homolog, with amino-acid sequence MNPMYDFIQRNRVLAKIEKAYQSKASNLELDDFDLSYFPENLLNCTELTSLNLAHNRLTSLPGQLFQLKNIKKLSLQYNSLDTFPAVLKELIHLKDLNIGHNPIRSLTFIGELVGLEVLWCNSCCLLSLPEEIGNLVNLNTLGARHNQLSSLPKSICNLKKLRWLTLEDNKLHLIPKKFEYLQELIHLNLNKNNFSYIPLQVMKLKNLRYLHLQSNEIYTLPDTLINNMNYVKINLLQNPLSYSEDLNKLFPNLILPGIELQNGTDDLPLDSDSSTEDWENSYGSSELNYSLSESDSDEEEVLVEIPKLSKYLVTF; translated from the exons ATGAATCCTATGTACGATTTCATACAACGAAACAGAGTGCTTGCCAAAATAGAAAAAGCCTATCAGTCTAAAGCATCTAATTTAGAATTAGATGATTTTGATCTAAGTTACTTCCCAGAAAATTTGTTGAATTGTACTGAACTAACTTCCTTAAATTTAGCACATAACAGACTGACATCATTACCTGGAcaattatttcaactcaaaaatataaagaaattgAGTCTCCAATATAATTCTTTGGATACATTTCCTGCAGTACTGAAAGAACTCATACACTTGAAGGATTTGAACATAGGTCATAACCCAATTAGATCTCTCACGTTTATAGGGGAACTTGTTGGTTTAGAGGTTTTATGGTGTAACAGTTGCTGTTTACTATCACTACCAGAAGAAATTGGCAATTTAGTAAATCTGAATACCTTAGGAGCAAGGCATAATCAACTGTCAAGTTTGCCAAAATCTATttgtaacttgaaaaaattaag gtGGCTCACTCTTGAAGATAATAAACTACATTTGATACCTAAGAAGTTCGAATATTTACAAGAGTTAAtacatttaaatttgaataaaaataatttcagttaTATTCCTCTTCAagtaatgaaattaaaaaatttacgaTATTTGCATCTTCAAAGTAATGAGATTTACACTTTGCCAGATACGTTAATTAATAATATGAATTATGTCAAGATAAACCTATTGCAGAACCCATTATCTTATTCAGAAGATCTGAATAAA ttatttcCCAATTTAATTTTGCCTGGTATAGAATTACAAAATGGTACAGATGATCTACCATTGGATTCTGATAGCAGCACTGAAGATTGGGAAAACAGCTATGGGAGTTCAGAACTGAATTATTCATTATCAGAATCTGATAGTGATGAAGAAGAAGTCCTAGTTGAAATACCTAAACTGTCCAAGTATCTGGTGACCTTTTGA
- the LOC123672905 gene encoding uncharacterized protein LOC123672905, with product MVKRRFHKKNSQTSSDESDSDDFYEEESMSEAQPKKYSLRQRKEANFAKDFDYDIVEDYDTNVVSGSEVLRSDDDDFGLNNGTKKKSALDNKSKTSSKSLKAVDNGGISNCIITKCKDRELEPEIPKDKQSSADMIDFEDVIRADVLVNKSRIDYDTIIEKTEIKIEKKESEEVSNISKKEKTFKLKANGEPAKKRGRKPKKKLEVLQTPTYKKRKFEENVYETFTNETTGLPINSVLGMTESLYELAERYHLQGGIMVDEMEPLPLEPILNENVSETSKNVYLGGNNEVPLQQSDAAASEAIETF from the coding sequence atggttAAAAGgcgatttcacaaaaaaaattcgcaAACGTCCAGTGATGAAAGCGATAGTGATGATTTTTATGAGGAAGAATCCATGTCTGAAGCTCAACCCAAAAAATATAGCTTACGACAAAGGAAAGAAGCAAATTTCGCCAAAGACTTTGATTATGATATCGTTGAAGACTATGATACCAATGTCGTTTCTGGTAGCGAAGTATTACGTTCTGATGATGATGACTTCGGTTTGAATAAtgggacaaaaaaaaaatcagcacTAGATAACAAATCGAAAACTTCATCTAAAAGCTTGAAAGCTGTGGACAACGGCGGTATTTCAAATTGCATAATAACTAAATGTAAAGATAGGGAACTAGAACCAGAAATTCCTAAAGATAAACAAAGTTCGGCTGATATGATCGACTTTGAAGATGTTATAAGAGCTGATGTTCTTGTAAATAAAAGTAGAATTGATTATGAtactattattgaaaaaacagagatcaaaattgaaaaaaaagagtcTGAGGAGGTATCAAATATtagcaaaaaagaaaaaacatttaaattAAAAGCCAATGGAGAACCAGCAAAGAAAAGAGGCCGTAAGCCCAAAAAGAAATTAGAAGTATTGCAAACACCAACCTataagaaaagaaaatttgaagaaaatgttTATGAGACATTCACTAATGAAACTACAGGTTTGCCTATAAATAGTGTTCTTGGAATGACAGAATCCCTGTATGAATTAGCTGAAAGATACCATTTGCAAGGTGGCATAATGGTAGATGAAATGGAACCCTTGCCATTAGAaccaatattgaatgaaaacgtGTCAGAAACCTCTAAAAATGTATACCTTGGAGGTAACAATGAAGTTCCTTTACAACAATCAGACGCTGCTGCGTCAGAGGCTATAGAAACTTTCTAA
- the LOC123672902 gene encoding uncharacterized protein LOC123672902, with the protein MLHMTEKQLFFCHTNDSNHYIKFLSGNFVGNNEVLVLGNRKFMISVLLEEVILISKYIRKQWIFIQNLVLLDSNPAFKDVVQARLDVNDGLKAIHQFTYNLIEPTKRKNIIEAIDSISVSILSLETFEEKVLMKLCYSTKQSVNCPIFEYFHCFLDIQLYILSIRIKCDCSKNVIEENITQIIRNLVLLTRKYFVKEFGIENSSFLCPCVENFWKVLYIILVEKFNSDIFWEKVKAVLEEDDALFSLWLLKDLVNINFPQIDGKIFEQMVMPNLDFLRDKLINSLNTACDISKHLKILYKLNNKIWPNDKKLELLLIIWDYFSKRLNISSKYKSGMYINCIEFTEHLDIIIFSPRDCEDEFEIFIGLLNDYLSRQPSHWGKVKCRIFSQLSPFKIGNLDEVGICRVFQLLIGLMQINQEELSKRIASVFGILKEKMVTLTNLNIYISFLFRMVRENRSIEKVTAPLVKVLQEASENQNNFPIIKEFFNGFYHIVKFSKCMQLHQWTLVDQWIIKYLATCYYLDLESALKTLLFSVRKINSEDSWSYWEGPLKKNIYPVLKQIGNNSSCSPLVGELAAEISKHSPDILNDAFGFFTAEAVNYKVTENYLCTILKDYPTEVSLTQIQEKTVVQCWLRICLYSTQNYEEITSNVLKLESIPLCIKNGINNFSDPFVNFIEILGTNKNLFLNSPVLSRFCEMCFENLDQSLIIHLPQIKNEMVILRIYTCLSIALLQCNTLLYDRHKTSSPAIKLISCLLFPTEFVMGKISHPFLDAIRKTWHLYFEGVLKLGQNDDFYVQRTLRDLISKYIPYYSVAESPIYLCLIRESSARVILEKVSTIYFKHPTKESEVNVSKALKLLNEYVKCSTSISLLKIVVRETLFGLCEVYIFHSQRNMALSIIMYIVTCNFYDQLKEEVVKSLLLLTEKHLAFNSKIYFNLVNILAKTIPTEISILKENIVEKIKSIERIRGIGYDDNLRSYLNNLNALLNC; encoded by the exons ATGTTGCATATGACTGAAAAGCAATTGTTTTTTTGTCATACCAATGATTCAAATCATTACATTAAGTTCTTGTCTGGAAATTTCGTTGGGAATAATGAAGTCCTTGTGTTAGGAAACAGAAAGTTTATGATAAGTGTTCTTCTAGAAGAAGTTATactcatttcaaaatatataaggAAGCAATGGATTTTCATTCAGAATTTGGTATTACTAGATAGTAATCCAGCATTCAAAGATGTAGTTCAAGCTAGGTTGGATGTGAATGATGGATTAAAAGCCATACACCAATTCACTTATAATCTAATAGAGCCTACAAAACGGAAAAATATTATAGAAGCTATTGATTCAATATCAGTTTCAATACTTTCCCTTGagacatttgaagaaaaagttttGATGAAGCTATGTTATTCAACAAAACAAAGTGTGAATTGcccaatatttgaatattttcattgttttttggATATACAATTGTACATTTTATCGATAAGAATAAAATGTGACTGCTCCAAAAATGTTATTGAAGAAAACATAACACAAATCATTAGGAATTTGGTTCTTTTAACTAGAAAATATTTCGTCAAAGAATTTGGTATtgaaaattcttcttttttatgtCCCTgtgttgagaatttttggaaggTGTTATACATAATTTTGGTGGAGAAATTCAATTCTGACATATTTTGGGAGAAGGTCAAAGCTGTTTTAGAAGAAGATGATGCTTTATTCAGTTTATGGCTTCTAAAGGATTTAGTCAACATAAATTTTCCCCAAattgatggaaaaatatttgaacaGATGGTTATGCCAAATTTGGATTTTTTAAgagataaattaattaattctttgAACACAGCATGtgatatttcaaaacatttgaaaaTACTCTATAAATTGAACAATAAAATATGGCCTAATGATAAAAAACTTGAATTGTTATTGATAATCTGGGACTACTTCAGTAAACGGctaaatatttcatcaaaatataaatcTGGTATGTACATTAATTGTATTGAGTTCACAGAACATTTGGATATCATTATATTTAGTCCAAGGGATTGTGAAGacgagtttgaaatttttattggttTACTCAACGACTATTTGTCTCGGCAACCAAGTCACTGGGGTAAAGTTAAATGTAGAATATTTTCACAACTAAGtcctttcaaaattggaaatttaGATGAAGTTGGGATATGTAGAGTCTTTCAGTTACTCATAGGTTTGATGCAAATCAATCAAGAAGAGCTGAGCAAAAGAATCGCATCtgtttttggaattttgaaagaaaaaatggtTACCCTCACAAATCTCAACATATATATATCATTT CTCTTCAGAATGGTAAGAGAAAATAGAAGCATAGAAAAAGTAACTGCACCATTGGTCAAAGTATTGCAGGAAGCTTCTGAAAATCAGAATAATTTTCCTATCATCAAAGAATTCTTTAATGGTTTTTatcatattgtgaaatttagTAAATGTATGCAACTTCACCAATGGACACTTGTGGATCAGTGGATTATAAAATATTTAGCCACATGCTATTACTTGGACCTAGAATCTGCATTGAAAACTTTACTTTTCTCAGTAAGGAAAATCAATTCCGAGGATTCATGGTCATATTGGGAAGGTCCCCTCAAAAAGAACATATATCCTGTTTTGAAACAAATTGGTAATAATTCATCTTGTTCTCCTTTGGTGGGAGAACTGGCTGCAGAAATAAGCAAACATTCACCTGATATACTCAATGATGCATTTGGTTTTTTCACGGCTGAAGCTGTAAATTACAAAGTGACTGAAAATTATCTTTGTACGATTTTGAAGGATTATCCAACAGAAGTTTCCTTAACACAAATTCAAGAGAAAACTGTTGTTCAATGTTGGTTAAGAATATGCTTGTACTCAACTCAGAACTATGAAGAAATAACTTCTAATGTTTTGAAGTTGGAAAGTATACCTCTGTGTATTAAAAAtggaattaataatttttcagatcctttcgtaaatttcatagaaattttaggcactaataaaaatttatttttgaattcaccAGTTTTGAGTAGATTTTGTGAGATGTGTTTCGAAAATCTCGATCAAAGCTTAATAATACATCTACCTCAAATAAAGAATGAAATGGTCATTCTTAGAATATACACTTGTTTATCGATAGCGCTATTGCAGTGCAATACTTTATTATATGATAGGCACAAGACCTCCAGTCCGGCAATCAAATTAATATCCTGCTTGCTCTTTCCAACAGAGTTTGTGATGGGTAAAATTTCTCATCCTTTTCTGGATGCAATTAGAAAAACTTggcatttatattttgaaggaGTGCTTAAATTGGGTCAAAATGATGATTTCTATGTACAAAGAACATTACGAgacttaatttcaaaatatattcccTATTACTCAGTGGCAGAGTCTCCAATTTATTTATGCTTAATTCGAGAGAGTAGTGCTAGAGTCATATTAGAAAAGGTCAGTACCATTTATTTCAAACATCCAACAAAAGAAAGTGAGGTGAATGTATCAAAAGCTcttaaattattgaatgaatatgtGAAATGCAGTACATCAATTAGTTTATTGAAAATTGTTGTTAGAGAAACTCTGTTTGGTTTATGTGAAGTGTATATTTTTCATAGTCAAAGAAACATGGCACTAAGTATCATCATGTATATAGTTACTTGCAATTTTTATGATCAATTGAAGGAAGAAGTTGTTAAAAGCCTGCTTCTTTTAACTGAAAAACACTTGGCattcaattctaaaatttatttcaacttAGTTAATATTTTGGCAAAAACGATACCAActgaaatttcaattctaaaggaaaatattgtagaaaaaattaaaagtattgAAAGGATAAGGGGAATAGGTTACGATGATAACTTGAGGAGTTATCTCAACAACTTGAATGCTTTATTGAATTGTTGA
- the LOC123672906 gene encoding uncharacterized protein LOC123672906 yields the protein MNANHIYVTMESEGFTEASSSSATPKRSGSKLSPLTNQRIERMKAKINSLKCKIFRRKVPHCFCKGRPIEATNRTNISRLICESKRYLSKDAHIIFANELKANFVNKFNRRYDDDLKEMCLLSEYKKSKTKKSMQ from the exons ATGAATGCAAATCATATTT atGTTACAATGGAATCAGAAGGTTTTACAGAAGCAAGTAGCAGTTCGGCCACCCCCAAACGTAGTGGTAGTAAGCTGAGCCCCTTAACCAACCagagaattgaaagaatgaagGCTAAAATCAATTCTTTGAAGTGCAAAATATTTAGGCGTAAAGTTCCCCACTGTTTTTGCAAAGGAAGACCCATCGAGGCTACCAATAGAACAAATATCTCAAGATTGATATGTGAATCAAAACGATACCTTTCCAAAGATGCTCATATTATTTTTGCTAATGAGTTGAAAGCaaactttgttaataaattcAACAGAAGATATGATGATGACTTGAAAGAAATGTGCTTGTTAagtgaatacaaaaaatcaaaaactaagaaatctatgcaatga
- the LOC123672907 gene encoding mediator of RNA polymerase II transcription subunit 18: MTAAPGSAMDSLSAALKCNIIPNQEYLLQGSVLDQYVEVLLHRLRGLCDNVDSGPESFHDHELSFALRAQGTGAAPMVLPLRVRRALDVPESPWQLRYVGQQELGDKNRPTIVRSSIDMACSSTVVEFLTELGCRMDFEYIARGYMFRKGRMKITVSKIFKMGNMNSKPGEGVEPISQSYLVELSVLAPTGQDAIAEDMRVFAEQLKPLVQLEKIDYKRLGTMA; this comes from the coding sequence atGACTGCTGCTCCTGGATCTGCTATGGACTCTTTGAGTGCTGCGTTGAAATGCAACATAATACCCAATCAAGAATATCTTCTCCAAGGTTCAGTTCTTGACCAATACGTTGAAGTTTTATTGCACAGACTACGAGGGCTTTGCGATAATGTTGACAGTGGTCCCGAATCATTCCATGATCACGAACTAAGTTTTGCTCTAAGAGCTCAAGGAACGGGAGCTGCACCAATGGTATTGCCTTTGAGAGTCAGAAGAGCACTAGATGTGCCAGAATCCCCTTGGCAACTTCGGTATGTTGGACAACAGGAACTTGGTGATAAGAACAGACCCACTATAGTAAGATCAAGCATCGACATGGCTTGCAGTTCAACTGTTGTTGAGTTTTTAACTGAACTGGGATGTCGTAtggattttgaatatattgctAGAGGTTATATGTTCAGAAAAGGACGAATGAAGATAACTGTAtcaaagatattcaaaatgggtAATATGAATAGTAAACCAGGTGAGGGAGTGGAACCTATCTCACAAAGTTACTTAGTGGAATTGTCTGTTTTGGCACCAACCGGACAAGATGCTATTGCTGAAGATATGAGGGTATTCGCAGAACAACTTAAACCTTTAGTGCAGTTAGAGAAGATTGATTATAAAAGACTTGGGACTATGGCATAA